Proteins encoded together in one Paracoccus sp. SMMA_5_TC window:
- a CDS encoding GPW/gp25 family protein yields the protein MTGLSRLTARAIDPDRHLAQSIVDILTTPRGSRVMRRDYGSDLPELIDAPLNGETVVDVFAATAEALDAWEPRLRLRRVEIGAAAAGTMSLVLTGEVGGHPGSFEVSL from the coding sequence GTGACCGGCCTGTCGCGCCTCACCGCCCGGGCGATCGATCCCGACCGGCACCTGGCCCAGTCGATCGTCGACATCCTGACCACCCCCAGGGGCAGCCGGGTGATGCGGCGCGACTACGGCTCCGACCTGCCCGAGCTGATCGATGCGCCGCTGAACGGCGAGACGGTGGTCGATGTCTTTGCCGCCACCGCCGAGGCGCTCGATGCCTGGGAACCGCGCCTGCGCCTGCGCCGGGTCGAGATCGGCGCCGCGGCGGCCGGGACCATGTCGCTGGTCCTGACCGGCGAGGTCGGCGGCCATCCGGGCAGCTTCGAGGTGTCGCTGTGA
- a CDS encoding gp436 family protein: MAYASQSDIVDLYGANALVVADRDGDGVADGAAVARALDLSSGEMDTYIGRRYSLPLPALTLSSASHLTQLCVDIAIYRLALSQDVATAEHRLRYEDALSVLTRIADGRVSLSLAPPAPGEAGEPEVAGPQPVVAGGPPRLFSRERMRDL, encoded by the coding sequence ATGGCCTACGCCAGCCAATCCGACATCGTCGATCTCTATGGCGCCAATGCGCTGGTCGTCGCCGATCGCGACGGCGATGGCGTGGCCGATGGCGCCGCGGTCGCCCGCGCGCTCGATCTGTCCTCGGGCGAGATGGACACCTATATCGGCCGCCGCTACAGCCTGCCGCTGCCGGCGCTGACGCTGTCCTCGGCCTCGCACCTGACCCAGCTCTGCGTCGATATCGCCATCTATCGCCTGGCGCTGTCGCAGGATGTGGCCACGGCCGAACATCGCCTGCGCTACGAGGATGCGCTGTCGGTGCTGACCAGGATCGCCGATGGCCGCGTGTCGCTGTCGCTGGCGCCGCCCGCGCCGGGCGAAGCGGGCGAGCCCGAGGTCGCCGGCCCGCAACCCGTCGTCGCGGGCGGGCCGCCGCGGCTGTTTTCCCGGGAACGGATGCGGGATCTGTGA
- a CDS encoding phage protease, translating to MTNRSILQSMPLALCSEEGAVPEWVQLTPEGPRLPSRDGREWLLPDPDAVVRAYQASLATGLEAPVDFEHATHVKGERGERADAVGWVKELANRGGALWGRIDWTETGRAAVAARGYRYVSPGFFFSPATRAVARLVSVGLTNLPNFALPALNRSTEPENPPMDAAVLEALGLNPTATAAEAVLAINNLKAAEALALNRAATPDPEKFVPRADHQLALNRIADYEAAEKARAEEAALAAVEAAIAEGKIAPASRDYHLATCRAEGGLERFRAFVAAQPVIAPPSDLDRKSPGAAAPGKLDAEELAVCRQLGMTPEEFAAARAAEGKE from the coding sequence ATGACGAACCGCTCGATCCTTCAATCCATGCCGCTGGCGCTCTGCTCCGAGGAAGGGGCGGTGCCGGAATGGGTGCAGCTGACCCCCGAGGGGCCGCGGCTGCCCTCGCGCGACGGCCGCGAATGGCTGCTGCCCGATCCCGATGCCGTGGTGCGCGCTTATCAGGCCAGCCTGGCCACCGGGCTCGAGGCGCCGGTCGATTTCGAGCATGCCACCCATGTCAAGGGCGAGCGGGGCGAGCGCGCCGACGCGGTGGGCTGGGTCAAGGAACTGGCCAACCGCGGCGGGGCGCTGTGGGGCCGCATCGACTGGACCGAGACCGGCCGCGCCGCCGTGGCCGCGCGCGGCTATCGCTATGTCAGCCCCGGCTTCTTCTTTTCACCCGCCACGCGCGCCGTGGCCCGGCTGGTGTCGGTCGGCCTGACCAACCTGCCGAACTTTGCCCTTCCCGCCCTGAACCGATCAACCGAACCGGAGAACCCCCCGATGGACGCAGCCGTCCTCGAGGCCCTTGGCCTCAACCCCACCGCCACCGCCGCCGAGGCGGTGCTGGCGATCAACAACCTCAAGGCGGCCGAGGCGCTGGCGCTGAACCGCGCGGCCACCCCCGATCCCGAGAAGTTCGTTCCCAGGGCCGACCACCAGCTGGCGCTGAACCGCATCGCCGATTACGAGGCCGCCGAGAAGGCCCGGGCCGAAGAGGCCGCCCTGGCCGCGGTCGAGGCCGCCATCGCCGAGGGCAAGATCGCCCCGGCCAGCCGCGACTATCACCTGGCCACCTGCCGCGCCGAGGGCGGGCTGGAGCGTTTCCGGGCCTTTGTCGCCGCCCAGCCGGTGATCGCGCCGCCCTCCGATCTCGACCGCAAGTCCCCCGGCGCCGCCGCGCCGGGCAAGCTCGATGCCGAGGAACTGGCCGTCTGCCGCCAGCTCGGCATGACCCCCGAAGAATTCGCGGCCGCGCGCGCCGCCGAAGGCAAGGAGTAA
- a CDS encoding phage head morphogenesis protein, which produces MRDRPGYSFNPGPPPEASRFLRVKGLRPSFAWEDVEPEEHAVAFTVAKAMELDLLEAMRGEVQKALDDGLPFEAFQRSWRANPRLAEWWGRREMVDPATGETRLVQLGSPRRLRTIYSANIRSARAAGQWERIQRTKAAFPYLEYRTGPSETHRPHHLAKAGTILPVDSPFWDEWFPPNGWGCKCWVRQVTRAEAARRGVSDEPEVAQTVVENRRTGELRIVPQGIDPGWQHNPGQLRLQAMEALLKDRLEQLPDAARQAALRDIATSWRVQRIMDGAPGRAPVGLLPEGIAAAAGLADRMIWVNEDTFRHVVMDHDPQDAAFRKALMSLVANIDKATLAALEDRGDGLRTLRVLIPFDRFFHVTESTRPGKAERPTALILWFDDAMRVRTVMPTTVERFRSNANKQGDKIIELD; this is translated from the coding sequence ATGCGGGACCGTCCTGGTTACAGTTTCAACCCCGGCCCGCCGCCCGAGGCAAGCCGGTTTCTGCGGGTCAAGGGGCTGCGGCCGTCCTTTGCCTGGGAGGATGTCGAGCCCGAGGAGCATGCGGTCGCCTTCACGGTCGCCAAGGCGATGGAGCTGGACCTGCTCGAGGCGATGAGGGGCGAGGTGCAGAAGGCTCTGGACGACGGGTTGCCGTTCGAGGCCTTCCAGAGAAGCTGGCGTGCGAACCCGCGCCTGGCCGAATGGTGGGGCAGGCGCGAGATGGTCGATCCGGCGACCGGAGAGACCCGGCTCGTGCAGCTGGGCAGCCCGCGGCGGCTGCGCACCATCTACAGCGCCAATATCCGCAGCGCCCGGGCGGCGGGCCAGTGGGAGCGCATCCAGCGCACCAAGGCCGCATTCCCCTATCTGGAATATCGAACCGGCCCCAGCGAAACCCACCGCCCGCATCACCTGGCCAAGGCCGGCACCATCCTGCCGGTGGACAGCCCGTTCTGGGACGAGTGGTTTCCGCCGAACGGCTGGGGCTGCAAGTGCTGGGTGCGCCAGGTCACCCGGGCCGAGGCGGCGCGTCGCGGGGTGTCGGACGAACCCGAGGTGGCGCAGACCGTGGTCGAGAACCGCCGCACGGGCGAGCTGCGCATCGTGCCCCAGGGCATCGACCCCGGGTGGCAGCACAATCCCGGCCAACTGCGTCTGCAGGCAATGGAGGCGCTGCTGAAGGACAGGCTGGAGCAGCTGCCCGATGCCGCCCGCCAGGCCGCGCTGCGCGACATCGCCACCAGCTGGCGCGTGCAGCGGATCATGGACGGCGCGCCGGGGCGCGCGCCGGTCGGGCTCTTGCCTGAAGGCATCGCGGCCGCGGCCGGCCTGGCCGACCGGATGATCTGGGTCAACGAGGACACATTCCGGCATGTGGTGATGGACCACGATCCGCAGGATGCGGCGTTTCGCAAGGCGCTGATGTCGCTGGTCGCCAATATCGACAAGGCAACCCTGGCGGCGCTGGAGGATCGCGGCGACGGGCTGAGGACGCTGCGGGTGCTGATCCCCTTCGACCGGTTCTTTCATGTCACGGAAAGCACCAGGCCCGGCAAGGCGGAACGGCCCACCGCGCTGATCCTGTGGTTCGACGATGCGATGCGCGTGCGCACTGTAATGCCCACGACTGTTGAGCGATTCCGCAGCAATGCGAACAAGCAAGGTGACAAGATCATTGAACTGGATTGA
- a CDS encoding baseplate assembly protein, with the protein MSRAVIDLSGLPLPEAVEVLDYEAVLGELRADLLAQAPELAEALALESEPLVKLLQVAAFRELLTRARVNDSVRSVMLALASGADLDQLTALLGVARQTVVEADPDASPPIAAVFEDDASLRRRAQLSWEGMTIAGTPAAYAFHALSADGRVRDVAVTRPRPGTVRVTLLSHEAGGMPSAGLLSTVAAALETLRPLCDSVEVAAPAFVDVALVARLQLAGGPGAELVLDAAIAAATAYLRDELAVGRVLRQGAILARLYQPGVEAVRLLSPVADIDPGPTGVARASLIDIAPEPAP; encoded by the coding sequence GTGAGCCGGGCCGTCATCGACCTTTCCGGGCTTCCGTTGCCGGAGGCGGTTGAGGTTCTGGATTACGAGGCGGTCCTGGGCGAGCTGCGGGCCGACCTGCTGGCGCAGGCGCCGGAACTGGCCGAGGCGCTGGCGCTGGAAAGCGAGCCACTGGTCAAGCTGTTGCAGGTCGCGGCCTTTCGCGAGCTCTTGACCCGCGCGCGGGTGAACGACAGCGTGCGTTCGGTGATGCTGGCGCTGGCCTCGGGCGCCGATCTGGACCAGCTGACGGCGCTTCTGGGTGTTGCGCGCCAGACCGTGGTCGAGGCCGATCCCGACGCCAGCCCGCCGATTGCGGCGGTGTTCGAGGACGATGCCAGCCTGCGCCGCCGCGCCCAGCTGAGCTGGGAGGGCATGACCATCGCCGGCACCCCCGCGGCCTATGCCTTTCACGCGCTCAGCGCTGACGGGCGGGTGCGCGATGTCGCCGTCACCCGGCCGCGCCCGGGCACGGTGCGGGTCACGCTGCTGTCGCACGAGGCCGGCGGCATGCCCTCGGCGGGGCTGCTCTCGACGGTGGCGGCCGCGCTCGAGACCCTGCGGCCGCTGTGCGACAGCGTCGAGGTGGCTGCGCCGGCCTTTGTCGATGTCGCGCTGGTCGCGCGGCTGCAACTGGCCGGCGGGCCGGGGGCCGAACTGGTGCTGGACGCCGCCATCGCCGCCGCGACCGCCTATCTGCGCGACGAGCTGGCGGTGGGGCGCGTGCTGCGCCAGGGCGCGATCCTGGCGCGGCTCTATCAGCCCGGGGTCGAGGCGGTGCGGCTGCTCTCGCCCGTGGCCGACATCGATCCCGGCCCGACCGGGGTGGCGCGCGCCAGCCTGATCGACATCGCCCCGGAGCCGGCGCCATGA
- a CDS encoding phage tail protein I has translation MSDLLPPNSTATERAISRSLARIGEIPAPAGLMWDPGRIPAAWLPWLAWAVSVDDWNPDWPEADRRAAIAGSADWHRRKGTLASVLAVLAQAGHPAATVTEDRDLPRLGDDELTLDAGWELGPDDPSWADYWVTLAAPALRPEALRIMARLRDTAPARCRLRAVALGPAQLPLGHSALVLGPDIAIGNIYFEE, from the coding sequence ATGAGCGACCTGCTGCCCCCCAACAGCACCGCGACCGAACGCGCGATCAGCCGCAGCCTGGCCCGCATCGGCGAGATCCCGGCCCCGGCCGGGCTGATGTGGGATCCCGGCCGCATCCCGGCCGCCTGGCTGCCCTGGCTGGCCTGGGCGGTATCGGTCGACGACTGGAACCCCGACTGGCCCGAGGCGGACCGTCGTGCGGCCATCGCGGGCAGCGCCGACTGGCACCGGCGCAAGGGCACCCTGGCCAGCGTGCTGGCGGTGCTGGCGCAGGCGGGCCATCCCGCCGCCACGGTGACCGAGGATCGCGACCTGCCGCGCCTGGGAGACGATGAGCTGACCCTTGACGCGGGCTGGGAGCTGGGGCCCGACGATCCGTCTTGGGCCGATTACTGGGTCACGCTGGCGGCGCCCGCGCTGCGGCCCGAGGCGCTGCGGATCATGGCGCGGCTGCGCGACACCGCCCCGGCGCGCTGCCGGCTGCGCGCGGTCGCACTGGGGCCGGCGCAGCTGCCGCTGGGCCATTCCGCGCTGGTGCTGGGCCCCGACATCGCCATCGGCAACATCTATTTCGAGGAGTGA
- a CDS encoding phage tail sheath subtilisin-like domain-containing protein — translation MPSFLHGIETVEIDDGIRPIETVKSSIIGIVGTAPDAAPADFPPNTPVLVTGPRMAATLGAAGTLLDAYNAAYAQGVNAIVVVRVAEGVDAAATRTAVAGVAANATGVWALLLAANTLGLTPRILAAPGFTASAAADPANPVTLALISVAERLRAVAIADGPNTTEADALADRGKYGSNRLYIVDPAVRVWDAQANAHVTRPASGFVAGALSAIDARRGFWWSPSNQVLQGVAATARPIGWAISDPDTEANRLNDAEIATIIRKDGFRLWGNRGAGEATDTLWAFLSVRRTADMIYESIENALLWAMDRPFSEQLLRDIRDSVQAYLDELTNRRAILGGRAWIDPELNTEATLKAGKLYLNFDIEPPAPLEHLTLQAHRNGDYYEELVLSVTGNQQ, via the coding sequence ATGCCCAGCTTCCTTCACGGGATCGAAACCGTCGAGATCGATGACGGCATCCGCCCGATCGAGACCGTCAAGTCCTCGATCATCGGCATCGTGGGCACCGCGCCCGATGCCGCGCCCGCCGATTTTCCGCCGAACACGCCCGTCCTGGTCACCGGCCCGCGCATGGCGGCGACGCTGGGGGCCGCCGGCACGCTGCTGGACGCCTATAATGCCGCCTATGCCCAGGGGGTGAACGCCATCGTCGTGGTGCGCGTGGCCGAAGGCGTCGATGCGGCCGCGACCCGCACCGCCGTTGCCGGGGTGGCCGCGAACGCCACCGGGGTCTGGGCGCTGCTGCTGGCGGCAAACACCCTCGGGCTGACGCCGCGCATCCTGGCCGCGCCCGGCTTTACCGCCTCGGCCGCCGCCGATCCGGCCAATCCGGTGACGCTGGCGCTGATTTCCGTGGCCGAACGCCTGCGCGCCGTGGCCATCGCCGACGGACCCAACACCACCGAGGCCGATGCCCTGGCCGATCGCGGCAAATACGGCTCGAACCGGCTCTATATCGTCGATCCGGCGGTGCGGGTCTGGGATGCGCAGGCCAATGCCCATGTCACCCGCCCGGCCTCGGGCTTCGTCGCCGGGGCGCTTTCGGCCATCGATGCGCGCCGTGGCTTCTGGTGGTCGCCCTCGAACCAGGTGCTGCAGGGCGTGGCCGCCACCGCCCGCCCGATCGGCTGGGCGATCTCGGATCCCGATACCGAAGCCAACCGCCTGAACGACGCCGAGATCGCCACCATCATCCGCAAGGACGGTTTCCGGCTGTGGGGCAACCGCGGCGCCGGCGAGGCGACCGACACGCTCTGGGCCTTCCTGTCGGTGCGCCGCACCGCCGACATGATCTACGAAAGCATCGAGAACGCGCTGCTCTGGGCGATGGACCGGCCGTTTTCCGAACAGCTCCTGCGCGACATCCGCGACAGCGTGCAAGCCTATCTCGACGAGCTGACCAACCGCCGCGCCATCCTGGGCGGCCGGGCCTGGATCGACCCCGAGCTGAACACCGAGGCCACGCTGAAGGCCGGCAAGCTCTATCTCAACTTCGACATCGAGCCGCCGGCGCCGCTGGAACACCTGACGCTGCAGGCGCATCGCAACGGCGACTATTACGAAGAGCTCGTGCTCTCCGTCACCGGCAACCAGCAGTAA
- a CDS encoding phage virion morphogenesis protein encodes MVGVVVNSDVSLPVQALSRLDEEALALIVHEIGALIEDQTRLRLAEQKTTPDGRAWPAWSRAYARTRKPRHSLLIGEGNPGLLESVQNYTTGLSAVVGTNLVYGAVHQFGSEHGAVPERAWLGLSADNRADIEALLAGRIEELLA; translated from the coding sequence ATGGTCGGGGTCGTCGTCAATTCCGATGTCAGCCTGCCGGTGCAGGCGCTGTCGCGCCTGGACGAGGAGGCGCTGGCGCTGATCGTCCACGAGATCGGGGCGCTGATCGAGGATCAGACCCGGCTGCGCCTGGCCGAGCAGAAGACCACGCCCGATGGCCGCGCCTGGCCGGCCTGGTCGCGCGCCTATGCCCGCACCCGCAAGCCGCGCCACAGCCTGCTGATCGGCGAGGGCAATCCCGGGCTGCTAGAAAGCGTCCAGAACTACACCACCGGCCTGAGCGCTGTGGTCGGCACCAATCTGGTTTACGGCGCGGTCCACCAGTTCGGCTCCGAGCACGGCGCCGTGCCGGAACGCGCCTGGCTGGGCCTGTCGGCCGACAACCGCGCCGATATCGAGGCTCTGCTGGCCGGCCGTATCGAGGAATTGCTGGCATGA
- a CDS encoding phage baseplate assembly protein V has protein sequence MTLSAAEADRRIANVLSIGTVVAIDNASSRARVRVGDLETPPIPVMQLRSGAIRMHWMPSVGEQVTIAAPSGDMARAFVMGSLAIDGNMVAPDAGAPTMDLGGGTLRLIGNLYLDGDIEVTGDVIASGVSLVHHTHGGVLSGGANTREPN, from the coding sequence ATGACGCTTTCCGCCGCCGAGGCCGACCGCCGCATCGCCAATGTGCTGTCGATCGGCACCGTCGTCGCGATCGACAATGCCAGCAGCCGCGCCCGCGTCCGGGTCGGCGATCTGGAGACCCCGCCGATCCCGGTGATGCAGCTGCGGTCGGGCGCGATCCGCATGCACTGGATGCCGAGCGTGGGCGAGCAGGTCACCATCGCCGCGCCCTCGGGCGACATGGCGCGGGCCTTCGTGATGGGTTCGCTGGCCATCGACGGCAACATGGTGGCCCCCGATGCCGGCGCGCCGACCATGGATCTGGGCGGCGGCACGCTGCGCCTGATCGGCAATCTTTACCTTGACGGAGATATCGAGGTCACGGGCGATGTCATCGCCTCAGGGGTCTCGCTCGTGCATCACACCCATGGCGGCGTCCTGTCGGGCGGCGCCAATACCAGGGAGCCGAACTGA
- a CDS encoding Mu-like prophage major head subunit gpT family protein: MAIVTPTILSALNTGVKKHFQDGYREFRAKSFWDKVATLIPSTTASNTYGWLGDFPQLREWVGDRVIRDMKASGYSIENKLYEATLGVQRTQIEDDQYGHFAPVAASMGQEAAQHPDRLVQAVINAAGSSLCYDGQYFFDTDHPVYANVDGTGAVTTVSNVEAGTEPAWYLLDCSKVLKPFIFQERTKPELEMKFDPSTSDAVFTRDQYQWGIRYRCNAGYGFWQLARKSQQLLDAASFEAGRTAMRMLKGDGGRPLGIVPNILLVPPTLESAADRVVNVKTLPNGGDNPNYGKATVVVMDWAA, translated from the coding sequence ATGGCCATCGTCACCCCCACCATCCTGTCGGCGCTGAACACCGGCGTGAAGAAGCATTTCCAGGACGGCTACAGGGAATTCCGCGCCAAGTCCTTCTGGGACAAGGTCGCGACGCTGATCCCCTCGACCACCGCATCCAACACCTATGGCTGGCTGGGCGACTTTCCGCAGCTGCGCGAATGGGTGGGCGATCGCGTCATCCGCGACATGAAGGCCAGCGGCTATTCGATCGAGAACAAGCTCTACGAGGCCACGCTGGGGGTGCAGCGCACCCAGATCGAGGACGATCAGTATGGCCATTTCGCCCCCGTCGCCGCCTCGATGGGCCAGGAGGCCGCCCAGCATCCCGACCGCCTGGTGCAGGCGGTGATCAACGCCGCCGGCAGTTCGCTGTGCTATGACGGCCAGTATTTCTTCGACACCGATCACCCGGTCTATGCCAATGTCGACGGCACCGGCGCCGTGACCACGGTCTCGAACGTCGAGGCGGGGACCGAGCCGGCCTGGTATCTGCTCGACTGCTCGAAGGTGCTCAAGCCCTTCATCTTCCAGGAACGCACCAAGCCCGAACTCGAGATGAAGTTCGACCCCTCGACCTCGGACGCGGTCTTTACCCGCGACCAGTATCAATGGGGCATCCGCTATCGCTGCAATGCCGGCTACGGTTTCTGGCAGCTGGCGCGCAAGTCCCAGCAGCTGCTCGACGCCGCCAGCTTCGAGGCCGGGCGCACCGCCATGCGCATGCTCAAGGGCGACGGCGGCCGGCCGCTGGGCATCGTGCCGAACATCCTGCTGGTGCCGCCGACGCTGGAAAGCGCCGCCGACCGGGTGGTGAACGTCAAGACGCTGCCCAACGGCGGCGACAACCCGAACTATGGCAAGGCCACCGTGGTGGTCATGGATTGGGCGGCCTGA
- a CDS encoding phage major tail tube protein, with product MALPRVIKNFNAFWDGISYFGLAEQARLPTVRIQTEAHRGSGMDGPIGIDVGQEAMSAEITFSEWSVAILGKLGRHERFVLRPAMTSATDFSARPIVATMAGLITASEPEDLKPGTVSKLKMVMDVRAYRLELDGATVFDIDLANGRRVIGGTDQLAELRRAMGI from the coding sequence ATGGCGCTGCCGCGCGTGATCAAGAACTTCAACGCCTTCTGGGACGGCATCAGCTATTTCGGCCTTGCCGAGCAGGCCAGGCTGCCCACGGTCAGGATCCAGACCGAGGCGCATCGCGGATCGGGGATGGATGGGCCCATCGGCATCGATGTCGGCCAGGAAGCCATGTCGGCCGAGATCACCTTCTCGGAATGGTCGGTCGCGATCCTGGGCAAGCTGGGCCGGCACGAACGCTTCGTGCTGCGCCCGGCCATGACCAGCGCCACCGATTTCAGCGCCCGGCCCATCGTCGCCACCATGGCCGGGCTGATCACCGCCAGCGAGCCCGAGGATCTCAAGCCCGGCACCGTCTCGAAGCTGAAGATGGTCATGGACGTGCGCGCCTATCGGCTGGAACTGGATGGCGCGACGGTCTTCGACATCGACCTGGCGAACGGCCGGCGGGTGATCGGCGGCACCGACCAGCTGGCCGAACTGCGCCGCGCCATGGGCATCTGA
- a CDS encoding GpE family phage tail protein has protein sequence MADLATVFHWPPASMDGMSLEELARWWAKARARAAAPEDGDG, from the coding sequence ATGGCCGACCTTGCCACGGTGTTTCACTGGCCGCCCGCCAGCATGGACGGGATGAGCCTCGAAGAGCTTGCGCGCTGGTGGGCCAAGGCCCGGGCGCGCGCCGCAGCCCCAGAGGACGGTGATGGCTGA
- a CDS encoding phage tail assembly protein encodes MNTKAVTLSKPVQRGDSAIASVTLREPMAGDLRGLNLSELLQMNVAAMTRLVPRITEPGLAPDEVANLPGADLVALSLAVVGFFFTEAQMAEEAQRLQ; translated from the coding sequence GTGAACACCAAGGCCGTTACCCTTTCCAAGCCCGTCCAGCGCGGGGACAGCGCCATCGCCAGCGTGACCCTGCGCGAGCCCATGGCGGGCGATCTGCGCGGGCTGAACCTGTCCGAGCTGCTGCAGATGAACGTCGCCGCCATGACCCGGCTGGTGCCGCGCATCACCGAACCGGGCCTAGCCCCCGATGAGGTGGCGAACCTGCCCGGGGCCGACCTGGTGGCGCTGTCGCTGGCGGTGGTGGGTTTTTTCTTCACCGAGGCGCAGATGGCCGAGGAGGCGCAGCGCCTGCAATAG